Below is a genomic region from Candidatus Eisenbacteria bacterium.
GAGAGGGCGGTTCATCAGCTGCGGACGACCGGCGACAGCGTGGACGAGATAGCGGCGCGGGTCGGCTACGGCGAAGGCGGGACGCTGCGCGCGCTCCTTCGCCGCCGCCTGGGG
It encodes:
- a CDS encoding AraC family transcriptional regulator, with the protein product ERAVHQLRTTGDSVDEIAARVGYGEGGTLRALLRRRLGIGVRALRPPGRIRA